From Candidatus Baltobacteraceae bacterium:
TTAAGCCGAGCCTTACCATCCGCCACTATCTTGTGACGTCTCGGCTTCCGCATGTTCACCGTCAACCTCTTGAAGGGCATCGCCAAACAGCTCCGACTGAGCCTTTTCACCGCGCTCGTTGATTTCGTACTTGTATTTGCCCGAACCGAGAGAAACCCAGTAGAGCTTTTCCGATACGTCGAAAAACACTAGCTCCGTAATGACGCAGATTAACCAGAGCGAGATTCGAAAGATATTGATGTTCGTCGCAAGCGGAATGTAGTCACGCGACTCATATTCCATGATAGGGTGGAGATGTGAGTAGGTCCGGCGGATGTGAACAAAATTCGCACTTAAGACGCCATAGAGTTCAGCGAACAACGGGAACATTCGATTTGCCGCGGCGAGTCTCGACTCGGGCCTTAGCCTATCATGTCTGAACGCAATCCAATCGTCTTTATCAACAAAGATACAAACCACGGCGATAAGAGTCTCAACTAGATTTCGGATGAGCACGCCCGGCTGCAGAATGAAGCCGTCACGAAGAATGTCTATTGCTGATATTAGGGTTTGCAGTGCGTTTTGTAAGAGCCAGCCACACGTTTCGCGAACCTCATAGCCACTCTCTTTCGCCCACTGCCGTCCCGCGTATATCGTCATCGAAGACCGCGACACGTACTCATCGAGAACATTTAGATCAGCTTCACAGAGGCGATCGAAGCTCTGAGCTATTCGCGGCGCGTCACGTCGCAGTTGATTGATGACAAAGCCGCGGTTAAAAACGATATTGGGATTTCCTTCGCTGCCGATAATCATGCCGATCGCGTTCTTAAGCGATGCCTCTACGATAGGCGAGCGGTTGGCGCAGCACTTCTTGAACTTCTTTCCGCTTCCACACGGGCACAGCTCGTTACGACCAACCTTCACGGCTGTCCGCCTTTCTCGTCTTTCTTCGGCACATTGCGCTTCGCCGCGTCAAGCGGGGGCAGGATGCGCTTGTTGATCCGGTCCACTTATTGAGCATCACCGAATGAAGGCTCTTTGCAATACGGCGACACCTCACTATAAACACTGATTCCGAAGTGCCAATGATTTCGCCATGCGGCGAGCTGATAGATGGAGCACATGATTGGACCGGTGCCGCCATGCTTATAGTCAGCGGCCAGGGCTTGCGCAACGTCACCAGGCGACGCATCCGGCCCTAGCGCGAACGTGTGGCGAGCGATAGAGGCAAAGTACCTAAGGGCGAGTGGATTGTCAATGACGCAAAAAAGAGGGCCCATATTGCCGTCGGCGCCGTAGGAGGCGTGAGGACACGGCGGTACCAGTTGACTGTTAGACGCTGCTGCGGTGGAGGGCGCGTTTGCGACCGACGAACGAATACTCAGCGTAAAAACCACTCCGCATATGGACGCTGCAAAGACAACCGCCACTTGCCTCATAACTTTTCCGCGTCTTTCTTGGCCTTCTGCCTGTCAGCCGTCAGGCGATGGTCAAGCAGAAGCCCTTCGCTCTGAACGGTCTTATCGAGAGCTTCGAATTTTTCAATCCCTACCACGCACATTATCCCATCGCGGCTTCGCCGCTTTCCCTAATAGGTCTCACCCTTCAGTTCGAAGGTGAGGCGGCTGCCCGCTTGTCCGAAGGCGAGATCGATGCGCATGAAGCGAAAGAAGATCACGCCGACGCCCGAATCCGGATGCCACGTAAAGTACGGCAGAATGTTGGGTGACACCGCCTGCCGAACGCGGCCCGCCGCGTCCTCGGTGAAGACGACGAACTCGAGCGGCGGCGATTTCGTGTCGTTTATACGAAATTCGACCGTCCCTCCCTCCGCGTCGGTGCCGCAGAACGGCTTGGGATAGGCCCGCACGACGGCGCAGGTGAGAAAGCTGTCCGGAATCACGCCTCCGCTTCGCGCCATCGTTGCGTGCAGCGCGAGCGTCGAGGAACCGATCGCGGTGTAATGCGCAACGTCGGCGGAATAGACCTGATATTCATCGGTCGCTCCCAGCGCGCCGATTCCGTCGGAGATCGAGAACCGGAATTGTCCGTCGCAAAACGGCGGATACCAGTAGCTCGGTCCGCGCACACACGCGTGGGAAACGCCCACGGCAAGCTGCGTCGTCTTCGCCCACGAAACATTCGTGGGATAGAGCGACGGCGCGACGAGATTCGACGAGAGTTCGTTGCTCGAGTGCAGCACGCGGATGCCGCCCTCGAACTGCGTGCCGTTCGTGCTCTGATGCAGATACAGCGCCTCCTCGCCCGCGTTCCAACTGTAGACGTTGATCGCGAGCGGTTCACTGGCGCGAAAGACACCGCGGCCGCCGAACGTGTCAACGACGAGCGAGGACGCGTTGCCCTTCACCGGATCCACTTCGAGGGGTTGGGTGAAGAGCAGCCGTGCCAAATTCGCGCGCCGGCTCAGCTGCGTGTAGCTGGAAAAATTCCCGCCGTTCCTATCGACCTGCGGCGAGGTCAATATCCAGCCGACGCCCTGAATCGGCGCCGAGAGCGGAGCGTCACCGTAAAACGGATGCTCCGTCGGCTTGAGCCATTTCGAC
This genomic window contains:
- a CDS encoding SEC-C metal-binding domain-containing protein, translated to MKVGRNELCPCGSGKKFKKCCANRSPIVEASLKNAIGMIIGSEGNPNIVFNRGFVINQLRRDAPRIAQSFDRLCEADLNVLDEYVSRSSMTIYAGRQWAKESGYEVRETCGWLLQNALQTLISAIDILRDGFILQPGVLIRNLVETLIAVVCIFVDKDDWIAFRHDRLRPESRLAAANRMFPLFAELYGVLSANFVHIRRTYSHLHPIMEYESRDYIPLATNINIFRISLWLICVITELVFFDVSEKLYWVSLGSGKYKYEINERGEKAQSELFGDALQEVDGEHAEAETSQDSGGW